From one Salvelinus sp. IW2-2015 linkage group LG11, ASM291031v2, whole genome shotgun sequence genomic stretch:
- the LOC111970457 gene encoding tensin-2-like, translating to MERVMARHYDFDLTYITERIISVFFLPHLEEQRYRGNLQEVAAMLKSKHQDKFLLLNLSEKRHDITRLNPKVEDFGWPDLHAPPLDKICAMCKVMETWLTSDPSNVIVLHCKGNTGKMGVIVGAYMHYSKISAGADQALTTLAMRKFCEDKVSSSLQPSQNRYMYYFGGLLSGAIKMNSSPLYLHHVLIPSLPNFQAAGGGYYPFLKIYQSLQLVYTSGIYDPQGSRARKLCVTLEPALLLKGDIMVKCYHRRSRGSEREAVFRLQFHTCTVHGAQLWFGKGELDLACADDRFPPDATVEFIFSYGPEKMKGREYRTNDPSVTVDCNTSDPVMRWDSYENFNLHHQDSTEDISHTRGPLDGSLYAQVKKHRGRGSPNACPTGNPTAKPPPLAQPQSQPQPLSLSSDSGHSSTPSEHMEGPPPCPLSRLEKEKEVVDCLLRRGEGGERDRAMERDRETAILDDGDSVPEGGLRREQWSCCXRAGHGRRCQRCGDASGFEREPYFAKGHCMARCNSSTKGNPKTRALPALPSQQPVSPHPLEPHLDMCHRHSAHPLPKLPWECPPPSLPCLHWPCYPYPAPEHAHPNSHTILASNRLFCGGEECRVFHYPAPRPAPPRLSHQSLPSSPYREMFFSPAAPPRSDGCPCQDCTCRREHQSASDRAFHPLCPDQPESLHWPRGQDSEVWDRDAGLRRGREGPSQLWEPENPWEAEREAEFWQRRSVGGMSPYIGCHSPLGQGTRYPSXQPLLDNPGGSSGYNTPQPPRHSCPCSPYQQASPSESHGSPRYASGYQSGSTLPLPPGSPNPGDSQSEPPTDRQQQTDGHTCASDVVQNSVGMEDSSSQGSLGQSEKKPDEQTFDDTVEGSPLSPPDGPQEPSQGPQQIEPLSWTPVSAEPASTSTILEPNTNSNSSTPETERTPHQAVKSTTTPTPSKDSQNQGSDSCSKESIQMLSECVNPSDSQQVHTVSANVHPPPTTAEDGELKVVERVLEMSTQTAAVPSARHSIVPVQVKLNGSGSPQSERGCSASPSPCSTLSSAPPSPHLYIGSPERRPSPQPSPLAMDPAGRRLTPVSDSDPKTPSPVPDGYNTPTFPLAPYYYPLLNIPHVPYSGYTAVTIPAAQPPLPEKRRLSSMPGYCSGHGSQYILSSSLGAIGTSPQSSPLHVTVSPSVGVGGLPLPVRRGLAPPFVREESSKVNAKFVQDSSKFWYKPGISRDQAIAVLKDKEPGSFLIGTVTLSRGIRSALKVASHPSNNINNNKVVDQEHLVRHFLIETGSRGVKIKGCQNESYFGSLSALVYQRSLTPISLPCALCIPEKDLVGELQSASNTSTAADLLKQGAACNMLYLNSVETESLTGPQAVSKAIRCTLTQSPQPMATMVHFKVSTQGITLTDSQRRLFFRRHYPINSVTFSSVDPQDKRWTNSDNKSSKVFGFVARRTGSTSENVCHLFAEMDPEQPAVAIVNFINKVMLGPQQQQRR from the exons ATGGAGAGAGTGATGGCGAGGCACTATGACTTTGACCTCACCTACATCACTGAGCGGAtcatctctgtcttctttctGCCTCACCTGGAAGAACAACGTTACCGTGGCAACCTACAGGAAGTGGCTGCTATGCTCAAGTCCAAACATCAAGATAAATTCCTG CTCTTAAACCTGTCTGAGAAGCGTCATGACATCACACGACTCAACCCCAAG GTTGAAGACTTTGGTTGGCCCGACCTGCACGCCCCTCCGCTGGACAAGATCTGTGCCATGTGTAAGGTCATGGAGACCtggctgacctctgaccccagcAACGTGATCGTCCTTCACTGCAAG ggAAACACAGGAAAGATGGGGGTCATTGTGGGTGCCTACATGCACTACAGCAAGATTTCTGCAGG ggcggACCAGGCCCTGACCACTCTGGCCATGAGGAAGTTCTGTGAGGATAAAGTCTCCTCCTCGCTACAGCCCTCCCAGAACAG GTATATGTACTACTTTGGGGGTCTGCTGTCGGGGGCGATCAAGATGAACAGCAGTCCTCTGTACCTTCACCATGTTCTGATCCCCAGCCTGCCCAACTTCCAGGCAGCAGGGGGAG GTTACTATCCTTTCCTGAAGATCTACCAGTCTCTACAGCTGGTCTACACCTCGGGCATCTA CGACCCCCAGGGCTCCAGGGCGAGGAAGCTATGTGTGACGCTCGAGCCGGCGCTACTGTTGAAGGGGGACATCATG gtgaAGTGCTACCACCGGCGGTCGCGTGGCTCAGAGAGGGAGGCGGTGTTCAGGCTGCAGTTCCACACCTGTACGGTCCACGGAGCTCAGCTGTGGTTCGGCAAGGGAGAGCTGGACCTGGCCTGTGCAG ATGACCGCTTCCCTCCAGATGCTACGGTGGAGTTTATCTTCTCCTACGGCCCAGAGAAAATGAaag GGCGAGAGTACCGTACGAATGACCCATCTGTTACAGTGGACTGCAACACCTCAGACCCAGTGATGCGCTGGGACTCCTATGAGAACTTCAATCTGCACCACCAGGATAGCACTGAGG ACATCTCCCACACGCGTGGTCCTCTGGATGGCAGCCTGTACGCCCAGGTGAAGAAGCATCGAGGCCGGGGCTCTCCCAATGCATGCCCCACAGGCAACCCCACAGCCAAGCCCCCTCCACTGGCCCAGCCTCAATCTCAACCTCAGCCCCTGTCCCTTAGCTCTGACTCGGGacactcctccaccccctccgaACACATGGAGGGCCCCCCTCCTTGCCCCCTGTCCcgtctggagaaagagaaggaggtggTGGACTGTCTACTGCGGAggggggagggtggagagagagacagggcgatGGAGAGGGACCGGGAAACGGCAATTTTGGATGATGGAGACTCTGTTCCagaaggagggttgaggagggagCAGTGGTCATGTTGCYTTCGAGCGGGCCACGGTCGAAGATGTCAGAGATGTGGGGACGCATCGGGTTTTGAGAGGGAGCCGTACTTTGCTAAAGGACATTGTATGGCCCGCTGTAACAGCAGCACCAAAGGCAACCCAAAGACCCGAGCATTACCCGCCTTACCCTCCCAGCAGCCGGTGTCTCCTCACCCCCTGGAGCCCCATCTGGACATGTGCCATCGCCATAGCGCCCATCCCCTGCCCAAGTTGCCGTGGGAATGTCCCCCACCCTCTTTACCCTGTCTCCATTGGCCATGCTACCCCTACCCCGCCCCTGAACACGCCCACCCAAACTCCCACACCATCCTSGCTTCCAATAGGCTCTTCTGCGGTGGAGAGGAGTGTCGGGTCTTTCATTACCCCGCCCCCCGCCCTGCCCCACCTCGCCTTTCCCACCAATCCCTGCCTTCCAGCCCGTATAGGGAGATGTTTTTCAGCCCGGCGGCTCCTCCTCGCTCTGATGGCTGCCCATGCCAAGACTGCACCTGCAGGCGAGAGCACCAATCGGCTTCGGACAGAGCCTTCCACCCGCTGTGCCCGGACCAACCAGAGAGCCTGCACTGGCCCCGAGGGCAGGACTCTGAGGTGTGGGACAGGGATGCAGGGCTGAGGCGGGGAAGGGAGGGGCCTTCTCAGCTCTGGGAGCCGGAGAATCcatgggaggcagagagagaggcagagtttTGGCAACGGAGGTCAGTGGGAGGGATGTCACCCTATATAGGCTGTCACTCCCCCCTGGGTCAGGGTACCAGGTACCCCAGCSCCCAACCCCTCCTGGACAACCCCGGTGGCAGCAGTGGGTACAACACACCCCAACCCCCCCGCCACTCCTGCCCTTGCTCTCCCTACCAGCAGGCCTCCCCCTCGGAGAGCCACGGGAGCCCGAGGTATGCCTCGGGGTACCAGTCTGGGTCCACCTTACCCCTGCCCCCTGGTAGCCCAAACCCTGGTGACTCCCAATCGGAACCACCCACCGACAGGCAGCAACAGACTGATGGACACACTT GTGCATCAGATGTGGTGCAAAACAGTGTGGGTATGGAGGACTCTTCTTCCCAGGGGTCATTGGGGCAAAG tGAGAAGAAGCCAGATGAACAGACATTTGACGACACTGTAGAAGGTTCCCCCCTGAGTCCTCCAGACGGTCCCCAGGAGCCAAGTCAAGGGCCCCAGCAGATAGAGCCCCTCAGTTGGACCCCCGTTTCTGCAGAGCCAGCCTCCACCTCCACCATCCTGGAGCCTAACACCAATAGTAACAGTAGCACGCCGGAGACCGAAAGGACACCGCACCAAGCCGTAAAATCCACAACGACACCGACACCATCGAAAGATTCACAAAACCAAGGCAGTGACAGCTGTTCTAAAGAGTCCATACAGATGCTGAGTGAATGTGTGAACCCAAGTGACTCACAACAAGTGCACACTGTAAGTGCAAATGTGCATCCACCTCCCACTACAGCTGAGGATGGAGAATTGAAGGTCGTGGAGAGAGTACTAGAGATGTCCACTCAGACCGCTGCCGTCCCGAGCGCAAGGCATTCAATCGTCCCTGTCCAAGTGAAACTCAATGGTAGCGGCTCACCCCAATCAGAAAGAGGCTGCAGTGCATCACCGAGCCCTTGCTCTACCCTCAGCTCTGCCCCTCCTTCACCACACCTTTACATTGGCTCCCCAGAGCGACGTCCCTCCCCTCAGCCCTCTCCATTGGCCATGGACCCAGCTGGGCGGAGACTTACCCCTGTGAGTGACAGTGACCCCAAAACCCCATCCCCTGTCCCTGACGGGTACAACACCCCCACCTTCCCCCTGGCGCCCTACTACTATCCCCTTCTCAACATCCCCCACGTCCCATACTCGGGGTACACCGCTGTCACTATCCCCGCCGCCCAGCCCCCACTCCCGGAAAAGAGGCGCCTGTCTTCCATGCCAGGGTACTGCAGTGGGCATGGCTCCCAGTACATCCTGAGTTCCTCCCTGGGTGCCATAGGTACCTCTCCCCAATCTAGCCCCCTCCACGTTACCGTCTCCCCCtcggtgggggtgggggggctccCCCTGCCGGTCAGACGAGGACTGGCGCCCCCTTTTGTCAGAGAGGAAAGCAGCAAAGTCAATGCCAAGTTTGTACAGGACAGCTCTAAGTTCTGGTACAAGCCTGGCATCTCCAGAGACCAAG CCATCGCTGTGTTGAAGGACAAAGAGCCCGGCTCCTTCCTGATCGGAACAGTAACCCTTTCAAGGGGCATACGGTCTGCCCTCAAGGTGGCCAGCCATCCttcaaacaacatcaacaacaacaaag tggttGATCAGGAGCATCTGGTCAGACACTTCCTCATTGAGACAGGCTCTCGGGGGGTCAAGATAAAGGGCTGTCAGAATGAGTCCTATTTCG GAAGTTTATCTGCCTTGGTGTACCAGCGCTCACTCACCCCTATCTCCCTGCCRTGCGCCCTATGCATCCCTGAGAAAG ATCTGGTCGGAGAGCTGCAGAGTGCCAGCAACACCAGTACGGCAGCTGACCTCCTCAAACAGGGCGCAG ccTGTAACATGCTCTACCTAAACTCTGTGGAGACAGAGTCACTAACGGGGCCTCAGGCTGTCTCCAAGGCGATCAGGTGCACTCTGACCCAGAGTCCTCAGCCCATGGCCACCATGGTCCACTTCAAAGTGTCCACTCAGGGCATCACGCTGACCGACAGTCAAAGGAG ACTCTTCTTCAGGAGACACTACCCCATCAACAGTGTGACCTTCAGCAGCGTGGATCCTCAGGACAAGAG